The nucleotide window ATCCTTGCCGGCGAGCGCCGGTGATGATGACACGCTGGACCAAGCCGATGCTGATCGATTCGACACGCAGCTCCTCGGCGCCTTTCGAATCTGGGAGTTCTATCGCTCGAAGTTCGCGCTGCGACTCGTCGAGCCGCTCCGGACGGAGCTCGCGCCGTTTGACGAGCTGGCGTGGCAGGCCTACCAGCCGGCGCGAAATCGCGCGGTGGCGAGCGGCGTCGTCCATCATGTCGCACGACGCGAGCCTCCACTGGTCTTCACCACGCCGGAACGAAGCGCGTTTGCGAGGCCGCATGGTTTCGGGTACGAGATTGACGAGACCGGGGCGGGCGAAGACGCGACCGCACTGTTCGACGACATTCTGCGCACGCTACCTGTTCCTCTGATCGGCGTACCGCACTATCAACTTGCGCATTTGCCGCATGGCATCGTCGTCGCGCACGAAGCCGGTCATCTCGTTGAAGATGATTTTGATCTGACCGGCGAGCTTCAGACGGGCATCGCCGACGCGCTTCGCGCGGCCGCGGCCGGTTCCGTCGACGAAACACTCGAGGAGCGGATCGCCGCGTGGTCGATTCGGTGGAGAAGCGAAACGTTCGCGGACGTCTATGCGGTGCTCGTCGGCGGTCCGGCGTACGCCGACGTCTTGCTTGGCATGATCGACGCCGAGCCGAGCATCGTTGCCGAAGAGCGACAACCGGATCTGCACCGCGCCGGGAGTCGGTGGAGCACCTATCCGACGCGGGCACTCCGAGCCCTCGTGGTTTGCGAGGCCGTGCGCCAACTAGCCGACAGCGCAAGCGAGCCGGCCGGTTTCGCGGCCCTGGCCGACACTGCATACGGCGGTTGGGCGGCGCGTCACCCGACGCACGCGATGACCGCCTACGAGCGCGACGTCCCGCACGTCGTGCGCGCGCTGATGCACACACCGCTGCGCGCGTTCAAACAGGGCGCGGAGCGCAAACCCATTGTCGACGTCGTCTCGTTCACGCCGCAAATGGACCGCCGAGCGAGACGCCTCGCGGTGGACGCGAACGGGGGAATTGTGATCAACAGCAACAGCGTACGAACCCTCTTCGCCGCCGCGGTGTACGCGTTTTCGATCGATCCCGATGCCTTCGCGCAATGCGGGCTCGCACGCTTTCAGAAGAATCTCCAGAAGATCAGCGGCCTCGAGGTTCGTGATGCATCCGCGCCGCTCTCCGTGAAGGACCGCGACAAGCGGCACGCAGCCATCGGCCAGCGCCTGTACGAACGGCTTGTTCAGGACGGGCGGCGGAGTGAATGACGCTCGAGGTGCGGTGAGCTGCTGATAGGCGCATTGGCCAGAACGTGGCAAGGCCTAGCGGCGCAAGAACGCGCGCACCTGTTCGTTGTAGGTCCGAGCCGTCTGAATCCGCTTTCCATCGCGCATCGTGACGACGAACTCGCCGTGTTCCGCCGGCTCGAGGCGTTGAATGAACTCCACATTCACGATCATCGAGCGATGCACGCGGAGAAACCGCTCCGCCGGCAAGCGCTCGATCACGTGCTTCATCGTGTCCCGCACGAAGTGCACGCGCCCTCCGGCATGGAGGCGTACGTAGTTCGCCGCCGCGTCGATCCACTCCACGTCGGCCGTACGCACGAAGTACAGATGATTGGTGCCGCGCACGAGAAAACGCTCCGCCGTGAGAGGGCGCGGCAGCGTGCGCAGCACGTCACTCGTCGCGCTGGGCAACCGGCCGAGTCGCGCTTCAACGCGCTCGATCGCCCGGTCGAATCGCGATTGATCGTACGGCTTGAGCAGAAAATCCGCCGCGTTCGCGTCGAACGCCGGAACGGCCCGATCGGCAAACGCCGTCACGAACACGACGACAGCGGGATTCGACTCTGCCTCGAGCACCTCCAGGACCTCGAAGCCGTCGAGCGCCGGCATTGCCACGTCGAGAAATATTGCATCGGGACGCTCGGCGACGAGGGCGTCGACGGCTTCCTGGCCATCGCGGCACTCGGCGACGACGATAAACTCCGGATGACGCGCGAGCATCATCCGCAAACGCTGCCGTGCCAGCGGCTCGTCGTCGGCGATTACGACGCGTCGCATGAAGAGACCGCAGGGAACGTCCTGTAGGGAATGCGAATTGCCGCGCGCGCACCGCGGCCCGAATCCGACGCGGACAACTCGAGTCCGCCGCGCGCCCCATACAACTGGGTCAGGCGGGCACGCGTGTTCGCGAGGCCAATCCCGTTCCCCGCGGACGCCGACAAACCCGCGCCGTCGTCCGCGATCGTGACCTCCAACGCGCCGTCGTCGCGCCGTGCGACGATGTCGATGCTCCCCGCACCTCGCCGCCTTGCGATGCCATGCTCGAGCGCATTCTCCAGCAATGGCTGCGTTATGAACGGCGGCACCAACGCAAGACGGGCGTCATCCGACACGTTGACCGCCACAGACAGCCGGTCGGAGAACCGGTATCGCATGATCGCCAGATAGCGGTCCGCCAACTCGAGCTCGCGCTCGAGCGTGACCTCCGACTCCGTCCGCTCGAGCGAGATACGCAACAGACTCCCGAGCTGGGTGAGCATGTCGTCGGCCGCCGCCACGTTCTCGTGCATGAGCGTCGCCGCGGCATTCAGCGTATTGAACAGAAAATGGGGATGGAGTTGGCCGCGCAGCGCATCCAGTCGCGCTTGCACCAGCTGCGTCGTCAACTCGCCCGCCGCGCGCTCGCGCTCTTGTACTTCCCGATAGTAGCGCAGCGCGTGCGCCACGCCGACGATCGCAAGAAAGTCGAATGAGACCGGCACGGCGTTGTCGACGAGTGCCAGCCAATATGTCGCCGGCGTCTCGCCGCTCCACCACCGATACAGTGGCAACATGATCGCGTACTTCACGGCGATGAATGTGACGATCGCGATCACGAAAACGCCGACGTGCCGCTTCCAATCGCGCGGGACGAGCGGATACCGATCCACCAACCAGAACAAGGGCGCCACGAACAGCGCGCAGGTGTATTGCTCGAGGAATCGATTCGCGATGTACCCTCGCCAATCGATCACCGTATGCGTTGCGCCGAAATACGTGAGCGCCGACAGCGCGCCGAGCACGGCGATGGCCGTGTAGATGGCGAATCCGGCCAGGACGACCGTGACCCAGTAGCGAGACGTGCGCGCGATCATGCTTTGAAGATAGGTCGCGTGGGTGCTCGGCCGAGGCCACTCCATCCCCTCGCGCGGCCAGCCAGTCCCCTGGCACATGAGAGATGGCCTCCGCGATCGCGAACCTCCGTTCACTAACAGGAGAGCCAATGTTCGCGATCGTGTTGTTTGCCGCGCTCGTCGCGGGGAGTCCGTCCAGCATCGTTGCTCGCCGCTTGCCGCGACCGCCGGCTTTGAACGAGTCCGACGAGTCCTCGATTTGGGCAGGGATTCCGTGTGAGCGGTCGTTTCGCCAATGGAGCCCGCAAGAGAATGGCGAGCCGAGCTTCCGCACCGAGTTCGCGGTCGCGTACGATGCGCGCAATCTCTACGTGTTCGTGCGCGCGTTCGATCCGGCGCCGAACAGCATCGTGCACACGCTGTCCCGCCGCGACGGCACGAGCGCCTCCGACGAGATTGGCATCTACCTCGGCACCAGCGGCGACGGTCGCACCGGCTACGAATTCTACGTCAACGCCGCCGGTGTGCAGCGTGACGCGGCGATCAGTGCCGATAGCCGAGAAGACGTATCATGGGACGGCGTGTGGAGTGCGGCGGTCTGGATCGATTCGTTGGGTTGGGCGGCCGAGTTCAGCATTCCGTTCTCGCAGCTTGGCGTCTCGGGCGCCGCGGCGTCCCGCCTCGGCTTGTTGGTCAATCGAGCGATTCAGCGTCGCGGTGAGAATGACAGCTGGCCCGCGTATCATCCAAGCCGTCCGGGGATTGTCTCGCAGTTTGGTGTATTGACGGGGCTCGAGGGAGCGGGCAGCCCGCATCCGGTCGAGGCGACGCCATTCATTCGTACGATCTCGCATGCCGGCCAGTCGGAGCTCGGCGCGGGCGGCGATGTGCGTCTAGGCCTCGCGCCGGCCTTCACGCTCAACGCCACGATCCTGCCTGATTTCGGCCAGGTCGAGGCGGATCCGTCGGTCGTGAATCTGTCGCCGGCTGAGACGTTCTTTCCGGAGCACCGGCCGTTCTTTCTCGACGGCGCGGGGCCATACACGGTTCCGTTCAATTGCAACGCCGTGAATTGCGGCAGCGATGAATTATTCTATTCGCGACGCATCGGTCGCGCGCCGCAGCTCGCGGCATTGTACGGCGACGGCTCGGCATTCAACGCGGTGCCGATTCTCTCGGCAGTCAAGCTTACAGGCCGAACCGATGCGGGGCTGACGATCGCGGCGCTCGGCGCATCCACCGACGGCGCGACGGTGGACGGCAAAACGATCGAGCCGCGCAGTGACTACGCCGTCGCGCGGGTCCAACAGGATTTTCGCGGGGGACAGAGCGCCGTTGGATTGCTCGGAACGTTCGTTCGGCGCTCGATGAACGAGTGGACGTCGCCTTATCTCGCGCAGAGCGCCGCAGTCGGCGGCGCAACGTTCCGGCATCGTTTCTTCGACGGTCGATATGAGGTCTGGGGTTCGGCCACCGAATCACGAATCGCGGGGTCGCCGTCGGCCATCACGCAGTTGCAGCGGGACGGTGTGCATTTTCTTCAGCGCCCGGGAGCCGGCCTCGACTCGACGCGCGCGGTATTGACGGGCGATCAGGAAGAAGCGGCGGTAGGGAAGTACGGCGGCGCATTCATGTTCGAGTCGAGTTTCGAGCATCAGTCACCGGGCTACGATTCGAACGACATGGGCTACTTGCAGCGTGCCGACCAACGCACGGTGGCCACATGGCTGGACTACACGCTCCGCACGCCGCGCGCGTTCTACAACAATTGGCGTTTCAATTTCAACAAGTGGGATACGTGGAACGCGCAGGATCAACGGTTGGAGAACGCTGTGAACGCGAACACTCATCTCCAATTTCGAAACAACTGGTGGCTGCGCGGCGGCGCCACGATTGGTCACCTGGGCAGCGTGGTGTGCGACTTCTGCGCCCGGGGCGGCCCCGCGCTGCGCAGCGATCGAGAGCTGATCCCGTGGTTGACGATTCAGGGCGATCCACGCGATCGCATCGCGCCGACGTTGCACGGCAATTGGACGATTGCGGACGGCGGCCGCTCGCGCATGCAGAGCGTGAATCCCATCGTCGACCTCCGCCTGTCATCGCGCTGGCAGGCGACACTCGGAGCGGTGTTCGTGACGAACCACGACAACACACAGTGGCTCGGCAACTTTGGCGGGGACGTCGATACCGTACGTCATGCATTCGCGCGCCTGACGCAGCGCACGACCGCCATCACCATCCGCTCGAGCTACGCACTCACGCGGGATCTGACGTTTGATGCGTACGTCGCGCCCTTTTTCAGCAATGGCGCGTATTCCGATGTGCGCGCGTTGAGCGCCACGCCGGCGGCCGAGTCCTACGACGATCGATTCGTTTCGTTCACTCCGCCGGCGGCGGCGCTCGATGGCTTTCGTGTGAGGAACGAGAGCGTCAATCTCGTGGCCCGGTGGGAGTACCGTCCGGGATCGACCGCGTTTCTCGTCGTGTCACACGACGCGACCGGCACGGCGTTGACGATGAAGACGACATACCGGCTCACGGCGTTTTGAGGCCGCTGTCGGCCGGGGTGTGCTCGCACCGCGACGGCGCGTCCTGAGTGATTCCTCCTTTGTCCGGAAATGGTAAATCCGCTGGCGCGCCGCCGCACGCATTCGCACGTTCCTAGTACCTGGTACTTGGAGAGCGGATGCCGGATGCCGGCATGGACCTGCTGCAGGGCACACTCGACGTTCTCGTCCTGCGCGCGCTGACGAGGGAACCGATGCACGGCTACGCCGTCGCGCGCTGGATCGGCGACCGCACGCGCGGCGTGATCGCGGTGGAGTACGCGCCGCTCTACAAGGCGCTGCACCGTCTGGAGCACGACGACTGCGTCAGCGGGTCGTGGGGCGTTTCCGAGAATGGCCGCCGCGCGCGCTACTATCGCCTCACGGCGAAAGGCCGGTCACGGCTGAAGGCCGAAGACGCCGACTGGCGGCGCTACGCCGCCGCGATCTTTCGGGTGCTCGATCCAGCATGAGGCGGCCAGCCGACGGCCCACGCCCCGTCTTCCAATTGCCCTGGCGCAGCGCACACCAGATTCGCAGGGACTTCGACGACGAGATCGCGTTTCACTGCGACATGCGCGTGGCCGATCTCATCGCGCAGGGTATGTCCGAGGCCGACGCGCGTGCGCAGGTCGCACGCGAATCAGGAGATCTCGCCGACGCCAGACGCTACGTGAGCTCTGCCGATGCCGCCAGCGAACGCGCACGCCACCGGAGAATACGCATGGAACACGTCACTCAGGAACTTCGCCACGCACTGCGGCGGCTCGCGCGCGAGCGCGCATTCACGCTGACCGCGGTGTCCACGCTCGCACTCGGCCTCGCCGCGTGCGTACTCATGTTCAACATCGTGGATGCGGTGCTGCTGTCGCCGTTGCCGTTTCGGCAACCGGAGCGCGTCGTCATGGTCTGGCAGTACGTGCCGTCGCTCGGCGCCGGCGACGCGCTGCAGCCGATCGGCGGCAAGCAACTGACCGTGATGCGCGACAACATGCCGTCGTTCGAGTCGGTCGCCGGATTTCGCGCGCGGCCAATGAACCTCGGCGAGGACGCGCTCCCGGAGCGCATCGACGCTATTCAAGCGACGGGCGACTTCTTCGCGGCCGTCGGTGTGCGGCCCGAGCTCGGACGCTTCTTCTCTCGATCGGACGAGATTCCGCGAGAGACGCGACCCGTCGTGCTGTCGGATGCGCTCTGGCGGCGCCGCTTCGGCGGCGACACGCACATCATCGGCCGCACGATCGCACTCAATTCGGAGCCGTATGTGGTCGCCGGTGTGGCCCCGCCGGGCTTCGCCTTCCCGCGCGGCGCCGAGATGCCGCCGACGTTCGAGTTTCCCGCGCGCGCCGAGCTGTGGGTGCCCATCGCGCCGCCGGCCGGCGGACCGGAGGACATGGCCATCATCGCTCGCCTTCGTCCCGGAACGGCGATCGTCCGCGCGCGCGGCGAGCTGGATCAGGTGACGGAGACGATGCGCAAGATCTACCCGGGAGCGAAAGCGTTCTTCGGAACTGAAGCGGTCCCGCTCCGCGAGCAGCTCGTCGGCGAGTCGGCGCGATTGTTCCTGAGCCTCCTGGCCGCGGTCACGCTCCTGCTCCTCATCGCGTGCGTCAACACCGCGCAATTGCAGTTGGCGCAGCTGCAGCGGCGGCGGAGAGATCTGGCGGTCCGCGGCGCGTTGGGCGCACCCGCCTGGCGGCTCGTCCTCGGATCGGTCGTCGACGTGCTCGCCGTCGCCTTCCTCGCCGGGGTCGCCGGGACGGGGATGGCGCTCGCCGGATTTCATGTCGTTCGCGCGCAGCTTTCCGACAAGTTCCCGCTCGTCGCGAATGCGTCCTTCGATATGAGAACACTCATCGTCGCGCTGACGGCGACCATCGTCGTTGGACTCGCGGCGGGA belongs to Gemmatimonadaceae bacterium and includes:
- a CDS encoding histidine kinase, with protein sequence MIARTSRYWVTVVLAGFAIYTAIAVLGALSALTYFGATHTVIDWRGYIANRFLEQYTCALFVAPLFWLVDRYPLVPRDWKRHVGVFVIAIVTFIAVKYAIMLPLYRWWSGETPATYWLALVDNAVPVSFDFLAIVGVAHALRYYREVQERERAAGELTTQLVQARLDALRGQLHPHFLFNTLNAAATLMHENVAAADDMLTQLGSLLRISLERTESEVTLERELELADRYLAIMRYRFSDRLSVAVNVSDDARLALVPPFITQPLLENALEHGIARRRGAGSIDIVARRDDGALEVTIADDGAGLSASAGNGIGLANTRARLTQLYGARGGLELSASDSGRGARAAIRIPYRTFPAVSSCDAS
- a CDS encoding DUF5916 domain-containing protein, with protein sequence MFAIVLFAALVAGSPSSIVARRLPRPPALNESDESSIWAGIPCERSFRQWSPQENGEPSFRTEFAVAYDARNLYVFVRAFDPAPNSIVHTLSRRDGTSASDEIGIYLGTSGDGRTGYEFYVNAAGVQRDAAISADSREDVSWDGVWSAAVWIDSLGWAAEFSIPFSQLGVSGAAASRLGLLVNRAIQRRGENDSWPAYHPSRPGIVSQFGVLTGLEGAGSPHPVEATPFIRTISHAGQSELGAGGDVRLGLAPAFTLNATILPDFGQVEADPSVVNLSPAETFFPEHRPFFLDGAGPYTVPFNCNAVNCGSDELFYSRRIGRAPQLAALYGDGSAFNAVPILSAVKLTGRTDAGLTIAALGASTDGATVDGKTIEPRSDYAVARVQQDFRGGQSAVGLLGTFVRRSMNEWTSPYLAQSAAVGGATFRHRFFDGRYEVWGSATESRIAGSPSAITQLQRDGVHFLQRPGAGLDSTRAVLTGDQEEAAVGKYGGAFMFESSFEHQSPGYDSNDMGYLQRADQRTVATWLDYTLRTPRAFYNNWRFNFNKWDTWNAQDQRLENAVNANTHLQFRNNWWLRGGATIGHLGSVVCDFCARGGPALRSDRELIPWLTIQGDPRDRIAPTLHGNWTIADGGRSRMQSVNPIVDLRLSSRWQATLGAVFVTNHDNTQWLGNFGGDVDTVRHAFARLTQRTTAITIRSSYALTRDLTFDAYVAPFFSNGAYSDVRALSATPAAESYDDRFVSFTPPAAALDGFRVRNESVNLVARWEYRPGSTAFLVVSHDATGTALTMKTTYRLTAF
- a CDS encoding LytTR family DNA-binding domain-containing protein — its product is MRRVVIADDEPLARQRLRMMLARHPEFIVVAECRDGQEAVDALVAERPDAIFLDVAMPALDGFEVLEVLEAESNPAVVVFVTAFADRAVPAFDANAADFLLKPYDQSRFDRAIERVEARLGRLPSATSDVLRTLPRPLTAERFLVRGTNHLYFVRTADVEWIDAAANYVRLHAGGRVHFVRDTMKHVIERLPAERFLRVHRSMIVNVEFIQRLEPAEHGEFVVTMRDGKRIQTARTYNEQVRAFLRR
- a CDS encoding PadR family transcriptional regulator, which codes for MPDAGMDLLQGTLDVLVLRALTREPMHGYAVARWIGDRTRGVIAVEYAPLYKALHRLEHDDCVSGSWGVSENGRRARYYRLTAKGRSRLKAEDADWRRYAAAIFRVLDPA